One region of Oryza sativa Japonica Group chromosome 10, ASM3414082v1 genomic DNA includes:
- the LOC107279092 gene encoding BTB/POZ and MATH domain-containing protein 2-like codes for MATGGSDDGGGARPPPYSSSSAIVGGTVKGHHILKIEGYSYIKEKLPAGKFIKSRTFKVGDHLWCLLFYHNGSRASPPGFVAVYLKLVVAGGKQPVRARATFGLLDRLGKPMMSCKLDAGMHGFTVSETGFGYHEFIGAEVLEKLGYVRDDSFTIRCDVAVVGALRVEDRTAPVVAVEVPPPELRRHLGGLLESMEGADVTFHVAGEEVPAHRSVLAARSPVFRAELFGAMKESVSGGSNAVVEVDDMEADVFRALLAFVYTDELPETETKQQVVMAQHLLVAADRYGMQRLMRLCEEKLCGRVELGSAATLMALAEQHHCRGLKEACLRFIDSTATMVAVMASDGFEHLIKSCPSLVKELIVRGSQLLSGAK; via the coding sequence ATGGCCACCGGCGGAtcagacgacggcggcggcgcccgtccACCGCcctactcgtcgtcgtcggcgatcGTCGGCGGGACGGTGAAGGGGCACCACATCCTCAAGATCGAGGGCTACTCCTACATCAAGGAGAAGCTCCCCGCCGGCAAGTTCATCAAGTCACGCACGTTCAAGGTCGGCGATCACCTGTGGTGCCTTCTCTTCTATCACAATGGCAGCCGCGCCTCTCCTCCCGGCTTCGTCGCGGTGTACCTgaagctcgtcgtcgccggcggcaagcAGCCGGTGAGGGCGCGGGCCACGTTCGGCTTGCTCGACCGGTTGGGGAAGCCGATGATGTCCTGCAAACTTGACGCGGGGATGCACGGCTTCACCGTCAGCGAGACCGGATTCGGCTACCACGAGTTCATCGGCGCGGAGGTCCTGGAGAAGCTGGGGTACGTCAGGGACGACAGCTTCACGATCCGGtgcgacgtcgccgtcgtcggggcGCTCCGCGTCGAGGACCGGACAgcgccggtggtggcggtggaggtgccgccgccggagctgcgCCGGCACCTCGGCGGCCTCCTCGAGTCCATGGAAGGCGCCGATGTCAcgttccacgtcgccggcgaggaggtgccCGCGCACCGGTCCGTGCTCGCGGCGCGGTCGCCGGTGTTCAGGGCGGAGCTCTTCGGCGCGATGAAGGAGAGCGtgagcggcggcagcaacgCCGTGGTGGAGGTGGATGACATGGAGGCCGACGTGTTCAGGGCCCTCCTGGCCTTCGTCTACACCGACGAGCTGCCGGAGACGGAGACGAAGCAGCAGGTGGTGATGGCGCAGCATCTGCTCGTGGCGGCGGACAGGTACGGGATGCAGAGGCTGATGCGGCTGTGCGAGGAGAAGCTGTGCGGGCGCGTCGAGCTGGGCTCGGCGGCGACGCTCATGGCGCTGGCGGAGCAGCACCATTGCCGTGGCCTCAAGGAGGCGTGCCTCCGGTTCATCGactcgacggcgacgatggtcGCGGTGATGGCGAGCGACGGGTTCGAGCATCTGATCAAGAGCTGCCCGTCTCTTGTCAAGGAGCTCATTGTCAGGGGCTCTCAACTTCTATCTGGAGCCAAATGA
- the LOC4348665 gene encoding BTB/POZ and MATH domain-containing protein 2 has product MPTPEPSTSASAIVSGTVTGHHVLTIDGYSRTKAKLPTGRFTASRPFTVGGHSWSIHYYPSGDRSDTAGFISVFLELNPAADAAAAAGSGGSEPVDARVTFSLLDQAGRSVPSHTMATDLHDFAATGFGFGRFIERSYLEQSEHLKNDRFAIRCDVVVFSDELRAEARTADAAALSVAVPPSDLSQHLGGLLAAKELGADVTFLVAGETFTAHRCVLAARSPVFRAELFGPMKESAATAVITVDDIEPDVFRNLLTFMYTDTLPETNPQELEEEEEDDDDDYEDDQAQAAAMVEHLLIAADRYNLERLKLICEDRLCKHIDGESVATILALAEQHSCDGLKEACFQFLSSRSALNSLVATDGIEHLARWCPSVLNQLMSKVAALVPVDFVVRETR; this is encoded by the coding sequence ATGCCGACACCCGAGCCctcgacctccgcctccgccatcgTCTCCGGCACGGTGACAGGGCACCACGTGCTCACCATCGACGGCTACTCCCGCACCAAGGCGAAGCTCCCCACCGGCCGGTTCACCGCGTCTCGCCCTTTCACGGTGGGAGGACACTCCTGGAGCATCCACTACTACCCCAGCGGCGATCGCTCCGACACCGCCGGCTTCATATCCGTCTTCCTCGAGCTcaaccccgccgccgacgccgccgccgccgccggcagcggcggctccgaGCCCGTCGACGCGCGTGTCACGTTCAGCTTGCTGGATCAGGCCGGGAGGTCCGTGCCGTCCCACACCATGGCCACGGATCTGCACGACTTCGCCGCCACCGGCTTCGGCTTCGGTCGATTCATCGAGAGGTCGTACCTGGAGCAGTCGGAGCATCTCAAGAACGATCGGTTCGCCATCCGGTgcgacgtcgtcgtcttctccgaCGAGCTCCGTGCGGAGGCCCGCACCGCTGACGCCGCAGCTCTTTCCGTCGCGGTGCCGCCGTCGGACCTGAGCCAGCATCTCGGCGGCCTCCTCGCGGCCAAGGAACTAGGCGCCGACGTCACGTTCCTGGTCGCCGGCGAGACGTTCACGGCGCACAGGTGCGTTCTCGCGGCCCGGTCGCCGGTGTTCAGGGCAGAGCTCTTCGGCCCGATGAAAGAGAGCGCCGCCACGGCGGTCATCACCGTCGACGACATCGAGCCAGACGTGTTCAGGAACCTGCTCACCTTCATGTACACCGACACGTTGCCAGAGACAAATCCACAagagctggaggaagaagaagaagacgacgacgacgactacgaGGACGATCAAGCTCAAGCTGCTGCAATGGTCGAGCATCTGCTCATCGCGGCGGACAGGTACAACCTGGAGAGGCTGAAGCTGATCTGCGAGGATAGGCTGTGCAAGCACATCGACGGCGAGTCCGTGGCGACGATCTTGGCCTTGGCTGAGCAGCACAGCTGCGATGGGTTGAAGGAGGCGTGCTTCCAGTTCCTCAGCTCGCGATCGGCTCTGAATTCTCTGGTGGCCACCGATGGCATTGAGCATCTAGCTAGATGGTGCCCCTCTGTTCTCAACCAGCTCATGTCCAAGGTTGCTGCTCTTGTTCCTGTTGATTTCGTCGTCAGGGAAACAAGATAA
- the LOC4348666 gene encoding BTB/POZ and MATH domain-containing protein 3, translating into MAGDTTKPTESAIVGSTVTGHHLLHIDGYSHTKDRLPNGCYMDSRPFTVGGHLWRIGYYPNGDVADASAYMAVYPSIDENVIVAVKAFAKFSLFFNGEPTPPAFVHTTEPFVFSRKGIGYGFSKYAERELMEGSIVDDKFTIRCDVGVSTELRAEDRPPSDFAAVVPPSDLHRHLGDLLDSKHGADVTFQVGGEAFRAHRYVLAARSPVFRAELFGAMREATAAAAASSSDSEAIRVDDMEAPVFSALLRFVYTDALPAPGGADDGQAAGGGSYSEEAAMAQHLLVAADRYDLKRLKLLYEDKLRRHIEAASAASMLALVEQHHCRGLKEACLVFLSSPANLHAAMGSDGFEHLSRSCPGVIKELISKLVPRCD; encoded by the coding sequence ATGGCCGGAGACACGACGAAGCCCACGGAGTCAGCCATCGTCGGGAGCACGGTGACCGGGCACCACCTGCTCCACATCGACGGCTACTCCCACACCAAGGACCGCCTCCCCAATGGCTGCTACATGGACTCCCGCCCTTTCACCGTGGGAGGCCATCTATGGCGCATCGGATACTACCCCAACGGCGACGTCGCCGACGCCTCCGCGTACATGGCCGTCTACCCTTCCATCGACGAgaacgtcatcgtcgccgtcaaGGCTTTTGCCAAGTTCAGCTTGTTCTTCAACGGCgagcccacgccgccggcgttTGTGCATACCACAGAGCCATTCGTGTTCAGCAGGAAGGGGATCGGGTATGGTTTTAGCAAGTATGCCGAGAGGGAGTTGATGGAGGGCTCGATCGTGGACGACAAGTTCACCATCAGGTGCGACGTCGGCGTCTCCACGGAGCTCCGCGCGGAGGACAGGCCGCCGTCGGACTTCGCGGCGGTGGTGCCGCCGTCCGACCTGCACCGGCACCTCGGCGACCTTCTGGACTCCAAGCACGGCGCCGACGTCACGTTCcaggtcggcggcgaggcgttcCGCGCGCACCGGTACGTCCTCGCGGCGCGGTCGCCGGTCTTCAGGGCGGAGCTGTTCGGCGCCATGAGGgaggccaccgccgcggccgccgcgtcgtcgtcggactCGGAGGCGATCCGCGTGGACGACATGGAGGCGCCGGTGTTCTCCGCTCTGCTCCGCTTCGTGTACACCGACGCGTTGCCGGCGCCCGGCGGAGCGGACGACGGACAAGCGGCAGGAGGAGGATCGTATTCGGAGGAGGCCGCCATGGCTCAGCACCTGCTCGTCGCGGCGGACAGGTACGACCTGAAGAGGCTGAAGCTGCTCTACGAAGACAAGCTACGCAGGCACATCgaagccgcctccgccgcctccatgcTCGCGTTGGTTGAGCAGCACCATTGCCGAGGCCTCAAGGAGGCGTGCTTGGTGTTCCTCAGCTCGCCGGCCAACCTTCACGCCGCCATGGGAAGCGATGGATTTGAGCATTTATCCAGGAGCTGCCCCGGTGTGATCAAGGAGCTAATATCCAAACTTGTTCCACGTTGTGATTAG
- the LOC107279175 gene encoding BTB/POZ and MATH domain-containing protein 1 gives MSPTMPMTMTADEPTTASAIVAGVKTGHHVLRIDGYSRTKNVVPNGQFITSRSFRAAGHSWHVFYYPNGFDDESIEYISLYLLLEDAATATTATTTTVQFTVTLLDKDGRQVPSQKANSGVFTYSSEIQKYGFTQFISRDELEQSEHLDGDRFALRFDITVVGKFRAEEIAGPVGAPYVAVPPSDMRRHFGDLLASGDGADVEFRVRGAGGEEETVAAHRVVLAARSPVFKAELLAGVPAKDGGGAVIQIDDMDAEVFRSLLHYMYTDSLPPEKGTTREEAAMAQNMIVAADRYSMETLKLMCEDRLRKHIGASSVATMLTFADRHHCHGLRAACTEFLSSPTNLKAAMATDGFGQLSCPTVLKELMAKALF, from the coding sequence ATGTCTCCGACCATGCCGATGACGATGACCGCCGACGAACCGACCACCGCCTCTGCCATAGTTGCCGGCGTAAAGACGGGCCACCATGTCCTCAGGATCGACGGCTACTCCCGCACCAAGAACGTCGTCCCCAACGGACAGTTCATCACCTCCCGCTCgttccgcgccgccggccactcATGGCACGTCTTCTACTACCCCAATGGCTTCGACGACGAGTCCATCGAATACATCTCCCTCTACCTCCTCCTCGAGGATGCCGCCACCGCGAcgaccgcgacgacgacgacggtgcagTTCACCGTCACCTTGCTCGACAAGGACGGCCGGCAAGTTCCATCCCAGAAGGCCAATTCCGGAGTATTCACCTATTCCAGCGAGATCCAGAAGTACGGGTTCACACAGTTCATCAGTCGGGATGAGCTGGAGCAGTCGGAGCATCTCGACGGCGACCGCTTCGCCCTCCGGTTCGACATCACCGTCGTGGGCAAGTTCCGCGCCGAGGAGATCGCCGGCCCCGTCGGCGCGCCGTACGTGGCGGTGCCGCCGTCCGACATGCGCCGCCACTTCGGGGACCTGCTGGCGAGCGGGGACGGCGCCGACGTCGAGTTCCGtgtccgcggcgccggcggcgaggaggagacggtCGCCGCGCACCGTGTCGTGCTCGCGGCGCGGTCGCCGGTCTTCAAGGCtgagctcctcgccggcgtccctgcgaaggacggcggcggggccgtCATCCAGATCGACGACATGGACGCGGAGGTGTTCAGGTCCTTGCTCCACTACATGTACACCGACTCGCTGCCGCCGGAGAAGGGGACGacgcgggaggaggccgccatgGCGCAGAACATGATCGTCGCGGCGGACAGGTACAGCATGGAGACGCTGAAGCTGATGTGCGAGGACAGGCTGCGCAAGCACATCGGCGCGTCTTCGGTGGCGACCATGCTGACGTTCGCCGACCGGCACCACTGCCATGGGCTCAGGGCGGCGTGCACGGAGTTCCTCAGCTCGCCGACGAATCTGAAGGCCGCCATGGCTACCGATGGGTTTGGGCAGCTGAGCTGCCCGACCGTTCTGAAGGAGCTAATGGCGAAGGCACTCTTTTAA
- the LOC9266852 gene encoding BTB/POZ and MATH domain-containing protein 2-like: protein MSSSSSTSSTGNNNGGIPSRSSSSSSAIVVSKVSGCHFLNIDGYSHTKEMLSHGHCSRSCTFRVGTHSWYLEYYPNGRSFLHNASDHMAICLVRDDDGDAGDGGAYEQMTARFHLLDHHAGKPVPGHTRGVTSPLLSGKIWECSNLVTRKELEEHVLDGDCLAVRCDITIVTVPRRAAPAPAVVVDVPAAAPDLQSQMGALLLSKEGADVTLQVGGGETTTFAARLLVFRSELFSATATSKAGSGGRVHVVDDGIDARAFEALLRFIYTDAPPELDEEDDDFSSMAWLLVAADRYKVERLKMICENELCKRIDGNNFEATLALAEQHHCSCPWFNLSFSAFVSEGADIPKFQKFRKFRFEFSKILNKFWSNLNKILPNAQKNEKN, encoded by the coding sequence atgtcgtcgtcgtcatcaacATCTTCTACCGGcaacaacaacggcggcatCCCTTCACGCTCATCGTCATCTTCGTCGGCGATCGTGGTGAGCAAGGTGAGCGGGTGCCATTTTCTCAATATCGACGGCTACTCGCACACCAAGGAGATGCTCTCCCATGGCCACTGCTCCAGATCGTGCACCTTTCGCGTCGGAACGCATTCTTGGTACCTCGAGTACTACCCCAACGGCAGGTCCTTCTTGCACAACGCCAGCGACCACATGGCCATCTGCCTCgtccgcgacgacgacggcgacgccggcgacggcggcgcgtacGAGCAGATGACGGCTCGGTTCCACCTGCTCGACCACCACGCCGGGAAGCCGGTGCCCGGGCACACCCGCGGCGTCACGTCGCCGCTGCTGAGCGGCAAGATATGGGAGTGCTCCAACTTGGTCACGAGGAAGGAGCTGGAGGAGCACGTCCTCGACGGCGACTGCCTCGCGGTCAGGTGCGACATCACCATCGTCACGGTTCCCCGTCGTGCTGCACCGGCACcggcggtcgtcgtcgacgtGCCGGCTGCTGCTCCGGATCTGCAAAGCCAGAtgggcgccctcctcctgagcAAGGAGGGCGCGGACGTGACGCTccaggtgggcggcggcgagacgacgACGTTCGCCGCCCGGTTGTTGGTGTTCAGGTCGGAGCTCTtcagcgccaccgccacctccaaagccggcagcggcgggcgggtgcacgtcgtcgacgacggcatCGACGCGCGGGCCTTCGAGGCTCTGCTCCGGTTCATATACACGGacgcgccgccggagctcgacgaagaagacgacgacttCTCCTCCATGGCTTGGCTCCTCGTCGCGGCGGATCGGTACAAGGTAGAGCGGCTGAAGATGATCTGCGAGAACGAGCTGTGCAAGCGGATCGACGGGAACAACTTCGAGGCCACGCTGGCTTTGGCTGAGCAGCATCACTGCTCTTGCCCATGGTTCAATCTTTCGTTTTCGGCATTTGTATCGGAGGGTGCCGACAtaccgaaatttcagaaatttcgaaAATTTCGGTTCGaattttccaaaattttgaacaaattttggtcaaatttaaacaaaatattGCCAAATgcacaaaaaaatgaaaaaaattaa